The following coding sequences lie in one Burkholderia cepacia genomic window:
- a CDS encoding DsbA family oxidoreductase, which translates to MKPLEITVTYDLICPWCWIAEHRLAEAIDQAGLAGNVSVRFVPFELNPTMPAGGIDRKAYRSAKFGSWARSQALDAHAADAGREAGLVFDHARITRTPNTRLAHRLVWFAQQRGSAVALVDALFAAYFRDGRDIGDADVLVEIAAGAGLPGDAVRAFLASGEGLDAVVALEEEAVRDGIASVPSTRIGPSIVSGAQPTVVFRDALIDAQRTLDPIA; encoded by the coding sequence ATGAAACCCCTCGAAATAACGGTGACTTACGATCTGATCTGCCCGTGGTGCTGGATCGCCGAGCACCGGCTCGCTGAGGCAATCGACCAAGCCGGCCTGGCCGGCAACGTGAGCGTCCGGTTCGTGCCGTTCGAACTGAACCCGACGATGCCGGCCGGCGGCATCGACCGCAAGGCGTACCGGAGCGCGAAGTTCGGCAGTTGGGCGCGCTCGCAGGCGCTCGACGCGCATGCGGCCGACGCTGGCCGGGAAGCCGGCCTCGTATTCGATCATGCGCGGATCACGCGCACGCCGAACACGCGGCTCGCGCACCGGCTCGTCTGGTTCGCGCAGCAGCGCGGCAGCGCGGTCGCGCTCGTCGACGCTTTGTTCGCCGCGTATTTCCGCGACGGCCGTGATATCGGCGACGCGGACGTGCTGGTCGAGATCGCGGCCGGCGCGGGCTTGCCGGGCGACGCGGTGCGAGCATTCCTCGCATCCGGCGAAGGGCTCGATGCGGTGGTCGCGCTCGAGGAGGAGGCGGTGCGCGACGGCATCGCTTCGGTACCGTCGACGCGCATCGGGCCGTCGATCGTCAGCGGCGCGCAGCCGACCGTGGTGTTTCGCGACGCCTTGATCGACGCGCAGCGCACGCTCGACCCGATCGCCTGA
- a CDS encoding LysR family transcriptional regulator — protein MDKFSALRAFVEVAEAGGFSSAGRRLDLAASSVVRAVDALEASLGTVLLNRTTRQVTLSDAGAMYYARAKRLLEELAEADALVSDRGDEPSGPLRVSVPVAYGVRRIAPHVAAFLARHPKLDLDLQLTDERVDLVAGRIDVAIRLGEAAPSAEVVARPLATFHRYVVASHDYLDAHGTPSAPGELVDHGCLRFHFGGDQQAWTFADAHGTTRVLVGGRLKSNHSEVLRDAALDGAGIALLPDWLVDADVQSGRLRRLFEQYDVVPDAARSVVTALYLPNQRGSKRVTAFIDFVEALARAQH, from the coding sequence ATGGACAAATTCTCCGCGCTGCGCGCGTTCGTTGAAGTAGCGGAAGCCGGCGGCTTTTCGAGCGCGGGACGGCGTCTCGACCTCGCGGCATCGTCGGTGGTGCGCGCGGTGGATGCACTTGAGGCCTCGCTCGGCACCGTGCTGCTGAACCGCACGACGCGGCAGGTCACGCTGTCCGATGCCGGCGCCATGTACTACGCCCGCGCGAAACGGCTGCTAGAGGAACTCGCGGAAGCCGACGCGCTGGTCTCCGATCGCGGCGACGAGCCGTCCGGGCCGCTGCGCGTGTCGGTGCCGGTCGCGTACGGCGTGCGCCGCATCGCACCGCACGTCGCGGCCTTCCTCGCGCGCCACCCGAAGCTCGACCTCGACCTGCAGCTCACCGACGAACGCGTCGATCTCGTGGCCGGCCGGATCGACGTCGCGATCCGGCTCGGCGAAGCCGCGCCGTCCGCCGAAGTCGTCGCGCGACCGCTCGCCACGTTCCATCGTTATGTCGTCGCGAGCCACGACTACCTCGACGCGCACGGCACGCCGTCGGCGCCGGGCGAGCTGGTCGATCACGGGTGCCTGCGCTTTCACTTCGGCGGCGACCAGCAGGCGTGGACGTTTGCCGATGCGCATGGCACGACCAGGGTGCTCGTCGGCGGGCGCCTGAAGTCGAATCACAGCGAAGTGTTGCGCGATGCGGCGCTCGACGGCGCCGGTATCGCGCTGCTGCCCGACTGGCTGGTCGATGCGGATGTCCAGTCGGGCCGTCTGCGCAGGCTCTTCGAACAGTACGACGTCGTGCCCGACGCGGCCCGCTCGGTCGTCACCGCGCTCTACCTGCCGAATCAGCGCGGTTCGAAGCGCGTCACGGCGTTCATCGATTTCGTCGAAGCGCTGGCGCGCGCGCAGCACTGA
- a CDS encoding alginate export family protein, with protein sequence MGRAWRRVLPAAVLAGGVASYAGTAAGAEDAASAASTASPAPAAGTTCTAKRPTVLFNRWQEDWSVLANPCVPRQPGDALKYIPLGGDPSTYLSLGANLRERFELNNAPLFGLGPAHDDNYVIQRATVHADLRYAGHFQAFVQFVDARPFGKDTVGTVDKDQLDIEQAFVAYVDQIGGGTFKARIGRQEMAYDLQRFVSVRDGPNVRQAFDALWADYEIGKWRLIGYVTRPVQYRNDAAFDDVSNRHLRFDGVRIEHNGVGPGELSAYWSRYTRDNARYLDGAGTERRDVFDARYAGKSSGFDWDTEVMYQTGHIGQDTIGAWAFGALGGYTFAKTPGTPRVGLQVDGASGDKHPGDGRMGTFNPLFPNGYYFTLAGYTGYSNLIHVKPSLTIKPASNVTVLTAVGFQWRQTTADAVYAQGMQAVPGTAGKGGSYTGMYAQARVDWLVNPNMALAVEAVHFQIADSIRALGARNADYVGVEAKFGW encoded by the coding sequence ATGGGGCGGGCCTGGCGGCGCGTGCTGCCGGCCGCCGTGCTGGCGGGCGGCGTCGCGAGCTACGCCGGTACGGCGGCCGGGGCCGAGGATGCCGCTTCGGCGGCGTCGACGGCTTCGCCGGCCCCCGCCGCCGGCACGACGTGTACCGCGAAGCGGCCCACGGTGCTGTTCAACCGCTGGCAGGAAGACTGGTCGGTGCTCGCGAATCCATGCGTGCCGCGCCAGCCGGGCGATGCGCTGAAGTACATCCCGCTGGGCGGTGATCCGTCGACCTACCTGTCGCTCGGCGCGAACCTGCGCGAGCGCTTCGAGCTGAACAACGCACCGCTGTTCGGGCTCGGCCCCGCGCACGACGACAACTACGTGATCCAGCGTGCGACGGTGCATGCGGATCTGCGTTATGCCGGGCATTTCCAGGCGTTCGTCCAGTTCGTCGATGCGCGGCCGTTCGGCAAGGATACGGTCGGCACGGTGGACAAGGACCAGCTCGATATCGAGCAGGCGTTCGTCGCCTATGTCGACCAGATCGGCGGCGGCACGTTCAAGGCGCGGATCGGCCGACAGGAGATGGCCTACGACTTGCAGCGTTTCGTGTCGGTGCGCGACGGCCCGAACGTGCGCCAGGCGTTCGACGCGCTGTGGGCGGACTATGAAATCGGCAAATGGCGGCTGATCGGTTATGTGACGCGCCCGGTGCAGTACCGCAACGACGCGGCGTTCGACGACGTGTCGAATCGGCACCTGCGGTTCGACGGCGTGCGTATCGAGCACAACGGCGTGGGGCCCGGCGAACTGTCGGCCTACTGGTCGCGTTATACGCGTGACAACGCGCGCTACCTCGACGGAGCCGGCACCGAGCGCCGTGACGTGTTCGATGCGCGCTACGCGGGAAAATCCTCCGGGTTCGACTGGGACACCGAAGTGATGTACCAGACGGGGCATATCGGCCAGGACACGATCGGCGCGTGGGCGTTCGGCGCGCTGGGCGGCTACACGTTCGCGAAGACGCCGGGCACGCCGCGCGTCGGCCTCCAGGTCGACGGCGCGTCGGGCGACAAGCATCCGGGCGACGGGCGCATGGGCACCTTCAACCCGTTGTTCCCGAACGGCTATTACTTCACGCTCGCGGGCTACACCGGCTACAGCAACCTGATCCACGTAAAGCCTTCGCTGACGATCAAGCCGGCCAGTAACGTGACAGTGCTGACCGCGGTCGGTTTCCAGTGGCGGCAGACGACGGCCGACGCGGTCTACGCGCAAGGGATGCAGGCGGTGCCCGGCACGGCCGGCAAGGGCGGTTCGTACACGGGGATGTATGCGCAGGCCCGCGTGGACTGGCTCGTCAATCCGAACATGGCGCTGGCCGTCGAAGCCGTGCACTTCCAGATCGCCGACTCGATTCGCGCGCTCGGTGCGCGCAATGCCGACTACGTCGGCGTCGAAGCGAAATTCGGCTGGTAA
- a CDS encoding glyoxalase → MIALKLQQAWRLTAASAAVLGALLATAPAHADETRLLDTSSAKVPAVTVGPQYDTTHVCVAPEDFDRFTDSFVATFGGKKSQQGVFQVTPTPSQTMSQLVFTPAGTISVFGFKTPIPYPFCQERTGYLVTDMDVAMKSARAHGADVVVDTFPDPIGRDAIIRWPGGVNMQLYWHTQAPKYDPLQTVPENRVYVSPESASKLAHDFAAFSRGKIVSDVRKAPGIEIGRPNDTYRRIRIESGFGKMTVLATDGHLPYPFGREMTGYEVPDLAATLKQAQAAGVTVLVPTFTSDGRDAALVQFPGGYVAEIHARSK, encoded by the coding sequence ATGATCGCACTGAAATTGCAACAGGCATGGCGGCTGACGGCCGCGTCGGCGGCCGTGCTCGGCGCGTTGCTGGCAACCGCGCCGGCCCACGCCGACGAGACGCGCCTGCTCGACACGTCGTCCGCGAAGGTGCCGGCCGTCACGGTCGGCCCGCAGTACGACACGACGCACGTGTGCGTCGCGCCGGAAGATTTCGACCGCTTCACCGACAGCTTCGTCGCAACGTTCGGCGGCAAGAAGTCGCAGCAGGGCGTGTTCCAGGTCACGCCGACGCCGAGCCAGACGATGTCGCAACTCGTGTTCACGCCGGCCGGCACGATCTCGGTGTTCGGCTTCAAGACGCCGATTCCCTATCCGTTCTGCCAGGAGCGCACCGGCTACCTCGTCACCGACATGGACGTCGCGATGAAATCGGCGCGTGCGCATGGCGCGGACGTGGTGGTCGATACGTTCCCCGACCCGATCGGCCGCGACGCGATCATCCGCTGGCCTGGCGGCGTGAACATGCAGCTGTACTGGCATACGCAGGCGCCGAAGTACGACCCGCTGCAGACGGTGCCGGAAAACCGCGTGTACGTGTCACCGGAAAGCGCGAGCAAGCTGGCGCACGACTTCGCCGCGTTCTCGCGCGGCAAGATCGTGTCCGACGTACGCAAGGCGCCGGGCATCGAGATCGGCCGGCCGAACGATACCTATCGCCGCATCCGCATCGAATCGGGTTTCGGCAAGATGACCGTGCTCGCCACCGATGGCCATCTGCCTTATCCGTTCGGCCGCGAGATGACGGGCTACGAAGTGCCGGACCTGGCCGCCACGCTGAAGCAGGCGCAGGCCGCGGGCGTGACCGTGCTGGTGCCGACCTTCACGTCGGACGGGCGCGATGCCGCGCTCGTGCAGTTTCCGGGCGGCTACGTCGCCGAGATTCACGCGCGGTCGAAGTGA
- a CDS encoding YoaK family protein, with translation MPSQQVTAGAAAAPDHVRGEDVFLASIAGYVDTLGFVALFGLFTAHVTGNFILIGSGLAGVGQGLMIKWLAFPAFIAGIVGARVLDHRMRSQGHGVRARSLYALQAVLLAGFMLAGVMASPIADADAPRTILCGLLGAAAMGVQNAHGRLTARSVVANTVMTGNVTQAVIDAFDWLVPLAAPAERDAARARLRRTLPPVAGFAIGAGAGAAAYVFAAFWALALPLAALCFLTYQSGRSDGRPTSR, from the coding sequence ATGCCGTCGCAACAAGTAACCGCGGGCGCCGCCGCCGCGCCCGATCACGTGCGCGGCGAGGACGTGTTTCTCGCGTCGATCGCGGGTTACGTCGACACGCTCGGCTTCGTCGCGCTGTTCGGCCTGTTCACCGCGCACGTCACCGGCAACTTCATCCTGATCGGCTCGGGGCTGGCCGGCGTCGGGCAAGGGTTGATGATCAAGTGGCTCGCGTTTCCGGCCTTCATCGCCGGCATCGTCGGTGCGCGCGTGCTCGACCACCGGATGCGTTCGCAAGGCCACGGCGTGCGCGCGCGTTCGCTGTATGCGCTGCAGGCCGTGCTGCTCGCCGGGTTCATGCTGGCCGGCGTGATGGCGTCGCCGATCGCCGACGCCGACGCGCCGCGCACGATCCTGTGCGGCCTGCTCGGCGCCGCGGCAATGGGCGTGCAGAACGCGCACGGCCGGCTGACGGCGCGTTCGGTCGTCGCCAACACGGTGATGACGGGCAACGTCACGCAGGCCGTGATCGATGCATTCGACTGGCTGGTGCCGCTCGCCGCGCCAGCCGAACGGGACGCCGCTCGCGCGCGGCTGCGGCGTACGCTGCCGCCGGTCGCGGGCTTCGCGATCGGGGCGGGCGCGGGGGCCGCGGCCTACGTGTTCGCCGCCTTCTGGGCGCTGGCGCTGCCGCTCGCGGCCCTGTGCTTCCTCACCTATCAATCCGGCCGGTCCGACGGGCGGCCGACGTCACGCTGA
- a CDS encoding TetR/AcrR family transcriptional regulator, producing the protein MTERKRSTTARERGTDADGNAVTPGRRLAPEARERQIVEKAIEHFATHGFSGSTRELARQIGVTQPLLYRYFPSKEALIDRVYDEIYTWNPDWEKLIADRAIPLQERLVAFYRAYAQTILKREWIRTFIFAGLSREGFNTRYLSRLRERVFLPVLRELRHEYDLATPATETQRNAEIELVWSLHASIFYIGVRKWVYGLPVPDDLDTEIERLIDAFLHGTPAALKQHASDAAARRRRRA; encoded by the coding sequence ATGACCGAAAGAAAACGCAGCACGACGGCCCGCGAGCGCGGAACCGACGCGGACGGCAACGCCGTCACGCCGGGCCGCCGGCTCGCGCCGGAAGCGCGCGAGCGGCAGATCGTCGAGAAGGCGATCGAGCACTTCGCGACGCACGGCTTTTCCGGCAGCACGCGCGAGCTCGCGCGGCAGATCGGCGTGACCCAGCCGCTTTTGTACCGGTACTTCCCGAGCAAGGAGGCGCTGATCGATCGCGTCTACGACGAGATCTACACGTGGAATCCCGACTGGGAAAAGCTGATCGCCGATCGCGCGATCCCGCTGCAGGAGCGGCTCGTCGCGTTCTACCGCGCGTATGCGCAAACCATCCTGAAGCGCGAATGGATCCGTACCTTCATCTTCGCGGGGCTCAGCCGCGAGGGGTTCAACACGCGCTACCTGTCGCGGCTGCGCGAGCGCGTATTCCTGCCGGTGCTGCGCGAGCTGCGGCACGAATACGACCTCGCCACGCCGGCGACCGAGACCCAGCGCAATGCGGAAATCGAACTGGTCTGGAGCCTGCACGCGAGCATCTTCTACATCGGCGTCCGCAAGTGGGTCTACGGCCTGCCGGTGCCCGACGATCTCGATACCGAAATCGAACGGCTGATCGACGCGTTCCTGCACGGCACTCCCGCCGCGCTGAAGCAGCACGCGTCGGACGCGGCCGCCCGGCGCCGCCGGCGC